CAAAAGATCGTGATTTTGGGGGATGCGGATTGTATGAGTAATGCCGAAATGAAGGCAAATCGGGATAGAGTGAATGCCGGTAACGGGATGTTTATACTCGGAATATTTAACTGGCTGACAGATGGAGAGTTTCCGATAGACGTGCGTCGTCCGGCGACTCCGGATAATGATCTTTACGTAGGGGTAGACGGGATGAAGATAACACGTTATGCCTTCTGGGGATTTTCGCTCTTGTTAATGGTCGTTTACTTGTGTTTATGGTTCCATAGGAGAGGAAGATGATGAAATATAACATTATGATGTGTATTTGTTGGTTTATGGCCCTGGTGGGCTGTAAATCGACGACCACGGAATTCGGAATAACACTTTTGAATTATCCGGAGGAAGGAAATGTGTACTTGGAATTTGACACGATTAGGTATGAACTAACCTTGGATTCAACGGGTAAATGTGTGATTTTGCTGGACCAATATGGAAGTGGATATGGTGTCGTGAAATGTGGTTACACACAAATACCGGTGTATATCTATGAAGGTGGAGTGTTAAAACTTTCTTTTGACATGAAAGAGCCCATGGAATCTTTGCATTTTGATGGCAGTTTAGCTGAAGAAAATCGTTATTTGAATGATTCTCGGGTTCGGGTTCCGAAACGTGCTGATCAGTTGGATGAGCAGGCTTTTATACAGTGGGAAAATCGTTATTTGGAAGAACGTTATCGTTTTTTGGATTCGTTACATTTGGATGCTCGTTTTGTGCGAATAGAACAGCAACGCCTCTATGCTCTCCATGAATTGGCATTGTGTTATTATTTGATGATGCACCGTTATCAGGTTGACAATTATAAACCTTCAAAAGAATATCTTGCTTATTTATTTGGTGTTATTCGGGAGGATTCTACTCTTCTGAATTTGCAGGAATATCGAGATGCCATGGCCTTGTTGGTGAAAACATTGAGTACTCAGAATATAGACCCATCTGATTTATTATTGATGACTAAAGCTCAGTTGGAATGGATTGATGAGCATCTGAAAAATGATAAAGTCGGTGAATTTTTTGTTTATCAATTGATCATGGCCTACGTGGGAGAGAAAGGAATCGATCATTTCTCGGAGATTTTCCCTATTTATGAACGTTGGGTAAAGTCCGAACGTTATCGGAATGTATTTGCTGATTTATATGCTCGTTGGGATAAAATAGCTAAGGGAAGGAAAGTTCCGGAAATAGAATTTCTGGACGTGGAAGGGCAGGCGGTAAAATTAACGAATTTCAAGGGGAAATATATTTATATTGATGTATGGGGATCAACTTGTCCTCCGTGTCGTAAAGAGTTACCTTTTTTGAAAATGTTGGAGAAAGATTTTGTCCGGAAAAATATTCATTTTTTGAGCGTCTCGACAGATCGAAACAAACAAGCTTGGATAAAAGCGATTCAAGAGGAGGAACTTGACGGACATTTGTTTGTACCTCAGGATTTGAAAAAGTTCATGGAAGTTTTTCAGATAAAACTGATCCCTCGGTTTATATTGTTGGATCAGGAATTGAATATTATTACAGCTGACATGACGGCTCCTTCAGATTCGGAAACAAAAAAACGTTTGAATCAATTAGAAGGGATTTGATTGTAGAATGAAATTTTAAAGTATTTATCGAGGAATTGCGGCATCCGAGCAGCAATTCCTCTTTTTTTGTAAATCATTATCTTGGTATGTTATTTTTTTAGTTTAATAAATTAATTAATTTTGTCAAAACGAAGTCCCGGGCGTATTAATTACGAATACTATATGGCGAATGAACTTTTAGACAATAAGACTTTTGAGGATTTGTTCGAATTGCATTTCACGAAACTGATGGGTTTCGTGTTTAATTACGTGCGGGATGAAGAGGTGGCAAAGGATATTGTTCATGATGCTTTCCTGACGTTGTGGAGTAACCGGAAACGTCTAAATCCGGTTTATCCGGTGAAATCTTATTTGTTCACGTTGGCCCAGAATTGTGCATTGAATTATTTAAGGCATTTGCGTGTGGTGACCGGTAACGAGCAAGCCGTGACTGAATTACTGGAGGCTGCAAATGAGGAATTGGACGATTATGAGAAACGATTGGTGCGTTTGGAGGAAAAATTGGCGCAATTACCGGAAAAACAGCGAGAGGTATTGGTAAAATGTGTGGTGGAAGGGAAGAAGTACAAGGAGGTGGCGGAAGAATTAGACATTACCGTGAACACTGTAAAAACGCATATTACCCGCGCCTTGAAATTCTTACGGGATGAATTGCAGGAGGATCTGATCATGCTTCTTTTGTGTCTAAAAGGAATGTAATATTCATGTGTTCAGTTATTTATTTGTTATAGACGGGTGTCTGTAACCAGTATGCTGAATTTTTTTCAAAAAACTTTATTTCTCTTGTCGCCCATTTTTTAGGGGTGCGTGTATTAGCTGTAAAAAATAGAAAGAGATGAAGTATAGCGAGAAAGATATAGAGTTTGCTAATCAGATCCTTACACGTCGAAATGAATTGGATAACGGGCTAGTTGAGGCTTGGATGAGTGATCCGGAACACGTGGAGATGTTGAGGGAATTTGTTGCGATCCGGGAGGAATACACGAACTGGAATTTTGAGGTAGTAAAGGGAGAAGAGCGGGAACGTTTACATCAAGCCATTAGTCGAAAGAAAAAACGTCAACTGGTTACGCGCTGGTCCGTGGCGGCATCCGTCGTGTTGTGTGTTGCGTTAAGTGTATTGTATTTGTGGAATGATTCCTATTGGGCTTTTGAACAAAAATTTCCTCAACAGGTTAATTTAACCCAGCATAAAATGGCTAACGTGGAATTGATTTTGGCAGATGGTAAGCGTGTCCTGTTGGATGGTTCCGGGCAACAAATTCAAGATCATGGCGTATCCGGTATCAAAGATGATTCTTTGCAGGGATTGACTTACGTGCAAGCAAAGGCGTTGGATAAAAACGTGACGGAAGTTTTATACAACACGCTGAAAGTTCCGACGGGAGGTTTTTATCAATTAGAACTAAGTGATGGAACCCGGGTTTGGTTGAATGCCGAATCGGAACTACGGTTTCCTGTACAATTCGGTGTGGGAAAACGGGAGGTGTATTTAAGGGGAGAGGCATATTTTGACGTGCGGAAAGATACATCCCGACGTTTTGTTGTTCATCTGAGAGAGTCGAATGTTACCGTGCTGGGAACTTCGTTTAATGTTAAGGCATATGGGGATGAAGACTATATATATACCACGCTGGTGGAGGGGCAGGTGCGGTTTACCTCGGAGAAAGAACATGAAGAGGTGACTTTGCGGCCGGGTATGCAGAGTGTTTTGAACTTGAAATCGGGCAAAACAGAATTGAAAGAGGTGGAGGTCGAGCAATTCACGGCTTGGCGGCAGGGACGTTTTGTTTTTCCTTCCACTACTTTAGGGGATTTGATGTGTCAGTTGAAACGGTGGTATGATATTGATGTGGTTTATCTGGCTCCGGAGGCGAAAGGTTATGAATTCCGGGGAGCGATTAACCGGGATATGGATTTGAAAAACGTGTTAGCTATCGTGGAAAAAACGAGTAATGTTATTTTTGATATAAATGGACGAACAATAAAAGTGACAATAAAAAGTAAATAGGAGAAAAAACGAGGATTGCCGTCAACAACCCTCGTCTGATTCTCCAAAAGAGAACCTCAATAATTAATTTGAAATTCAAAGTTATGAAAAAAAAGTTTAGTTTGTGCCATTCCGGTACATACAGGGGATTTTTTAACCTATTCCATGGTGTGAGGGTTATGATATTCCTGATGCTGGTGGGGTTAACCCACGTGTCGGCAACGGCTTCCAGTCAGAATGCAGTTATTAATCTGAAATTAAAAGATGTCAGCTTGGAAGAGGCCGTCCGAAGCGCGGAAAAACAATTAAAACAGGATTTCTTTTTTAATAAACAGGAGATTGATGTGAATAAGAAAGTGTCCGTTGATCTGGAGAATGCCTCGGTAGCCGACTTCGTTCGATTGGTGTTCGGACAGAATTTCGGATACGAATTGGTCGATAACGTGATTGTTGTTTCTCGAAAACCGGCAACACAGGTGAACGTGAAATCCGTGGAGATTTCGGGTAAAGTGGTGGACAAGGACAACGCTCCGCTTCCGGGGGTAACCGTTCTGGTGAAAGGTACCAGTTTAGGTACGGCCACGGATATAAACGGAACCTATAAATTGTCTATCCCGGATCAACAGTCGATCGTGTTGGAATTCTCGTTTGTCGGTATGAAAACGAAAACGGTGACTTACACGGGACAGAAGGAGATCAACGTGGTGTTGGAAGAGGATGTGAGTGAAATGGAAGAGGTGGTAGTGACCGGTTACCAGAAAATCGAACGTCGTAAGTTGACGTCTTCAATTACCACGGTGGATATGGACCGTTTGCGTATGGTGAATCAGCCGAGTATTGATAAATTATTACAAGGGCAGGTACCGGGTATGACGATCGTGAGTACTTCAGGGGCTCCGGGAGCCGTTCCACAAATACGAATCCGGGGAACATCCACGATTAGTGGTAACGTTCAACCGTTATGGGTGGTTGATGGAATTATTCTTGAAGATCCGGTGGATGCTAATGTCGATGATCTTCTGAACAATAGAAATTTGATCGCATCCGGTATCGGAGGCGTGAATGTGGATGATATTGAATCGATCAACGTTTTGAAAGATGCCGCGGCAACTGCTATTTACGGGACGCGGGCTGCTAATGGTGTTATCGTGATCACCTCTAAAAAAGGTACGGCTGGTAAAACTAGGGTGACTTACAACGGGAGTATCACGATCGGTATGCGTCCGAAATTGAAAGATGCTTACATGATGAATTCCAAGGAACGTATTGACGTGAACATGGAGATGTTGGAAAAAGGGTTGTTAAAGGCCTCTTCCAATAGTGCCGGCCAATATGGTACTGTTTCCGATTTTGAACGTTATTTTATAGATGTACATGATCATAAGATGAGTTGGGAACAATTCCAGGATAGAGTGAATCAGTTGGAAACCGTGAATACGGATTGGTTTAAATATCTTTTCCGAAATTCGATAACCCATCGTCACAGTATTAGTATTTCCGGGGGATCGGAAACCACGACGTTTTATCTTTCCGGTAGTTATATGGATGAGCAGGCAACTGCTAAAAGCGTGGGAATGGATACCTATACAATGGCAGCAAAGGTGTTCACCAAGTTAAGACATAATTTGAGAATCGGGGGAATGTTGGACGTGAATATGCGTAATAACAAGAGTTTCTTTGCGTCCGATTCACGTGAAAATCCTTACGAATGGGCGATCTACACGACCCGGGCTCATAATGCTTATGATGAGAATGGTAATTTCAATTACATGTATTATAATGATTTGAAATTTAACTTCTTGGAAAATCGGGAGCAAGCTTGGAGACGATCCAAAAGTTTCGGGTTGAAGGGAACCGTGGATATCGAATGGAAGATATTGCCGGATTTGACGTTCAGCAGTTTATTCTCTTTCTCTAAATCGAACACGACTGATGTGGATGTTGCAACAGAGGATAGTTATTTTGTTCGTGCCCGTCAGAAAGATATGTATGATAATACCACTTTCGAACCGGTATGGCACGATGGCGGGTATCGTCAGAGTAAGGGAACGAATAATAGTTCTATCACTTTCCGTAACCAGATTTCATATATGCCCGTTATCAACGAAGATCACCGTTTCGATGTGATGGTCGGTCAGGAAATACGGACTTCTAGATATGAGGAAGAGACTACTCAAATTTACGGTTATGCTCATGATCGGGGACATCAACAAATTCTGCAATTGGATTTGATGGCAAAATTAGGTGTTCCTTACTGGACTGAGGACCTGAATGAAACGGCGGCTGTTTCTTGGTTCGGGGTAGCCGGTTACACGTATAAGAATCGCTACACGATCAGTTTCAATGCTCGTACAGATGGTTCTAATCGTTTCGGAATGAAAACAAATGACCTTTTCCAACCGCTTTGGTCTGTTGGGTTTAATTACCAGGTGAAGGAAGAAAACTTCTTGAGAGACGTGAAATGGTTGACTTATTTAACCTTGAAAGGTTCTTACGGTAGTCAGGGAAACGTGGCAGATGCTTATTCTGATTTAGTAGCGAAAGTGGGTACGATTGACGCTGTTAAAAACGAAAATTATTTGGTTATTTCTGCCCCGAAGAATCCGAATTTGAAATGGGAAAAGAACTATTCTACTAACTTAGCTTTGGAGTTCGGACTATTTAATCGTAGAATAGCCGGTACGTTGGAATATTACTACAAAAAAGGAGTTGATTTACTTGGAAGTAAACAAGTATCGTTGGTATCCGGGTTCTCGTCGGTTTCTGTAAACTGGGCATCTATGAAGAATACCGGTTGGGAGCTTTCTTTAAACACGATAAATCTTGATATGGATGGATTCCGTTGGACCTCTAATTTCAATTTTGGTTATAACTATAATGAAATACTGGACGCGTATTCAACCCCGACATATAGTTCTATGACTAATGCTCAGCGGACAGATTATGCATCTGCCGCTATCGTGGGTAAACCGATTAACGGATTGTGGTCATATAAATATGCCGGATTGAATGAAGAGGGACGTGCCCAGTTCTATGATGAGAAAGGGGAGAAAGTTCTGAAGGGGATGAATAATGTTGAAGGATTGGAGTATTCCGGTACGACTATGCCTTTGGTTCAAGGTGGTTTTACCAACACGTTTATGTATAAAAATGTGACGTTATCCGTGCTGTTAGTTGGAAACTTTGGAAACGTGATTCGTTTACGGAACATGACGGATGGACAGGCTTTTGCTTACCCGGAGGCAACACAAAATATGTCTAAGGAGTGGGCCTCTAGGTGGAGAAAACCAGGAGACGAGGCGTTCACGGATGTGCCGAGACTGGAGGCGAATGAGTTTGATGATGCCGTTTTCTATCCCTACCCGTCAAATGGAACGATGTATAATAACAGTGATTTAAGAACGGTGAAGGGCGATTTCGTGCGGTTGCAGAATATCTCCTTGAGTTATGACTTGAATTTGAAAAAACTACGAGATTTAGGTATTCAGAACATTCGCTTTATGTTACAAGGAAATAACTTGCATGTGTGGAAGGATT
The window above is part of the Butyricimonas paravirosa genome. Proteins encoded here:
- a CDS encoding FecR family protein; translation: MKYSEKDIEFANQILTRRNELDNGLVEAWMSDPEHVEMLREFVAIREEYTNWNFEVVKGEERERLHQAISRKKKRQLVTRWSVAASVVLCVALSVLYLWNDSYWAFEQKFPQQVNLTQHKMANVELILADGKRVLLDGSGQQIQDHGVSGIKDDSLQGLTYVQAKALDKNVTEVLYNTLKVPTGGFYQLELSDGTRVWLNAESELRFPVQFGVGKREVYLRGEAYFDVRKDTSRRFVVHLRESNVTVLGTSFNVKAYGDEDYIYTTLVEGQVRFTSEKEHEEVTLRPGMQSVLNLKSGKTELKEVEVEQFTAWRQGRFVFPSTTLGDLMCQLKRWYDIDVVYLAPEAKGYEFRGAINRDMDLKNVLAIVEKTSNVIFDINGRTIKVTIKSK
- a CDS encoding TlpA family protein disulfide reductase — translated: MMCICWFMALVGCKSTTTEFGITLLNYPEEGNVYLEFDTIRYELTLDSTGKCVILLDQYGSGYGVVKCGYTQIPVYIYEGGVLKLSFDMKEPMESLHFDGSLAEENRYLNDSRVRVPKRADQLDEQAFIQWENRYLEERYRFLDSLHLDARFVRIEQQRLYALHELALCYYLMMHRYQVDNYKPSKEYLAYLFGVIREDSTLLNLQEYRDAMALLVKTLSTQNIDPSDLLLMTKAQLEWIDEHLKNDKVGEFFVYQLIMAYVGEKGIDHFSEIFPIYERWVKSERYRNVFADLYARWDKIAKGRKVPEIEFLDVEGQAVKLTNFKGKYIYIDVWGSTCPPCRKELPFLKMLEKDFVRKNIHFLSVSTDRNKQAWIKAIQEEELDGHLFVPQDLKKFMEVFQIKLIPRFILLDQELNIITADMTAPSDSETKKRLNQLEGI
- a CDS encoding SusC/RagA family TonB-linked outer membrane protein — translated: MKKKFSLCHSGTYRGFFNLFHGVRVMIFLMLVGLTHVSATASSQNAVINLKLKDVSLEEAVRSAEKQLKQDFFFNKQEIDVNKKVSVDLENASVADFVRLVFGQNFGYELVDNVIVVSRKPATQVNVKSVEISGKVVDKDNAPLPGVTVLVKGTSLGTATDINGTYKLSIPDQQSIVLEFSFVGMKTKTVTYTGQKEINVVLEEDVSEMEEVVVTGYQKIERRKLTSSITTVDMDRLRMVNQPSIDKLLQGQVPGMTIVSTSGAPGAVPQIRIRGTSTISGNVQPLWVVDGIILEDPVDANVDDLLNNRNLIASGIGGVNVDDIESINVLKDAAATAIYGTRAANGVIVITSKKGTAGKTRVTYNGSITIGMRPKLKDAYMMNSKERIDVNMEMLEKGLLKASSNSAGQYGTVSDFERYFIDVHDHKMSWEQFQDRVNQLETVNTDWFKYLFRNSITHRHSISISGGSETTTFYLSGSYMDEQATAKSVGMDTYTMAAKVFTKLRHNLRIGGMLDVNMRNNKSFFASDSRENPYEWAIYTTRAHNAYDENGNFNYMYYNDLKFNFLENREQAWRRSKSFGLKGTVDIEWKILPDLTFSSLFSFSKSNTTDVDVATEDSYFVRARQKDMYDNTTFEPVWHDGGYRQSKGTNNSSITFRNQISYMPVINEDHRFDVMVGQEIRTSRYEEETTQIYGYAHDRGHQQILQLDLMAKLGVPYWTEDLNETAAVSWFGVAGYTYKNRYTISFNARTDGSNRFGMKTNDLFQPLWSVGFNYQVKEENFLRDVKWLTYLTLKGSYGSQGNVADAYSDLVAKVGTIDAVKNENYLVISAPKNPNLKWEKNYSTNLALEFGLFNRRIAGTLEYYYKKGVDLLGSKQVSLVSGFSSVSVNWASMKNTGWELSLNTINLDMDGFRWTSNFNFGYNYNEILDAYSTPTYSSMTNAQRTDYASAAIVGKPINGLWSYKYAGLNEEGRAQFYDEKGEKVLKGMNNVEGLEYSGTTMPLVQGGFTNTFMYKNVTLSVLLVGNFGNVIRLRNMTDGQAFAYPEATQNMSKEWASRWRKPGDEAFTDVPRLEANEFDDAVFYPYPSNGTMYNNSDLRTVKGDFVRLQNISLSYDLNLKKLRDLGIQNIRFMLQGNNLHVWKDSRLKGQDPEATGAVMKYGSTSSANVSFGNTYLPLSRTYSFSLSVQF
- a CDS encoding RNA polymerase sigma-70 factor, with protein sequence MANELLDNKTFEDLFELHFTKLMGFVFNYVRDEEVAKDIVHDAFLTLWSNRKRLNPVYPVKSYLFTLAQNCALNYLRHLRVVTGNEQAVTELLEAANEELDDYEKRLVRLEEKLAQLPEKQREVLVKCVVEGKKYKEVAEELDITVNTVKTHITRALKFLRDELQEDLIMLLLCLKGM